CTTCCCGTCGTCGCCGGACACCGTCGCGGTGGAGCGCTTCCGGCGCCTCGACGACAACACCCTCGAGCACACGTTCACCATCGAGGACCCGACGGTCTACACGAGGCCCTGGACCGGCATGCGCCACATGCCGCGGCTGCCCGACTACATCATCTACGAGTACGCCTGCCACGAGGGCAACTACGCGATGACCAACCTGTTGCGGGCGGAGCGGACCTGGGAGGCGACGGGGCGGCGCTGAAGACTCGAACCGATGGGTCGGTCCGGTCACTGATCGCGATGGGCGAGCGGTCCGACGCCGCGGTCCGGACGCTGCCCGCGCTGCTCGAGGCGCGGGCGCGATCGACGCCCGGCGCGCCGTTCGTCGTCTTCGACGACCTGCAGGGTCGGATCGCCACGCGCACGTACCGCGAATTCGACCGGGAGGTGAACCGGACCGCGCACCTCCTCGGCCGCCTCGGCGTCCGCCGGGGCGACAGGGTCACCCTGCTGCTGGCCAACTGCCTGGAGTTCCTCGCGCTCTGGTTCGGCGCCGCGAAGCTCGGCGCCGTCATCGTTCCCGTCAACACCGCCTCGTCGGCGTCGGAGCTCGAATACCTGGTCGCTCACTCCGAGAGCCGGTTGATCTTCACGCAGGCCGCCTGGCTCGACCTGGCCCGCCAGGTCCACGGCCGCTGTCCGCGGGTCGAGGAAGTGCTCGTCTGCGGGGCCGGCGCGCCGTCGGCTCTGGTCGACTTCGGCCGGCTGGTCGCCCACTGTCCCGCGCTGCCGCCCGCGGCGCCGGCGCCGTCGCCCATGGACGAGGCGGCCATTCTGTATACCTCCGGCACCACGGCGCGGCCGAAGGGCGTGCTCGTCACCCACGCCAACTACCTCTGCGCCGGCGAAACGGTCGCCCGTGCGGTCCGCCTGACGCCGGAGGATCGGCAACTGTGCGTGCTGCCGCTGTTCCACGGCAACGCGCAGTACTACTCGACGATGAGCGCGCTGGTGGCCGGCGCGAGCGTGGCGCTGATGGCGCGCTTCAGCGCCAGCCGCTTCTTCGATCAGGCGATCGCGCACCGCTGCACGGTCTCGAGCCTGTTCGCGGCGCCGATGCGGATGCTGCTGGCCCAGCCCCGGCGGCGCGAACACGCGCGCAACGATCTGCGCGCCGTGATCTTCGCCCAGAGCGTGACGCCGGCGCAGCTCGCCGAGTGGCACGAGCGCTTCCGGGCCCCGCTCATGCAACTCTGGGGCATGACCGAGACGATGGGGCCGCCGATCATCAACCCGCTCGACGGCGAGCGGCGAAACATGTCGATGGGATTGCCGGCGCCCGGCTACACGGCGCAACTGGTCGACGAGAGCGGCCGGCCGGTGGCGCGCGGCGAGATCGGGCAGATCGCGGTGCAGGGCCAGCCGGGGCTCTCCCTGATGAAGGGCTACTTCAAGAACCCGGAGGCCACGGCCGAGACCCTCCGCGACGGTTGGCTGTGGAGCGGCGACAACGCCCGCCAGGACGAGGACGGCTACTATCACTTCGTCGACCGCGCGAAGGACATGATCAAGCGGTCGGGGGAGAACGTGGCCGCCGGCGAGGTCGAGGCGGTGATCCGCGAGCACCCCGGCGTGTTCGACTGCGCGGTCATCGGCGTGCCCGACGAGATGCGCGACGAGGCGATTCTTGCCGTCGTCGTTCCGCGCGGCGCGGAAGGGGCGGATGGAGAATCGTCCGCCGCGTTGACCGAGGACGCGGTGATCGGCTGGTGCCGCGAGCGGCTCGCCACCTTCCGCGTCCCGCAGTTCGTGCGCTTCCGGGAGGAGCTGCCGCGCACCTCCGTCGGCAAGATCCGCAAGCACGTCCTTCGCGCCGAGATGCGGTTGTAGCGCTCCGGGTTGCATCCGCGCCGCGCGTGCGGGAAGATGCGGCGATACGAGTCGCAGTTGGCTCCATTCCAGAGAGGTGATTCATGGAGCGTCGAACATTCGCAACGGTCGCGGCGGCCACGGCGGCCACGGCGTTCGTCCTCCTGGCGGCGTTTCCAGCGGCAGCGCAGGACACGCTGCGCACCCCGTGGGGCGACCCGGACCTGCAGGGCATCTGGACCGGCTCGACCCTGACGCCGCTGGAGCGGCCCGAACGGTTCGCCGGCCAGGAGCTGCTGACCGACGAGCAGGCTGCCGAGTTGGAGCTGCGCGCCGACGCGACCCGGTTCGTCGAGCGCGAGGTGCGCGAGGGCGATCCCGGCACCTACAACCAGATCTGGTTCGATCCGGGCACGCGGCTCGTGGACCGGCGGACGGCGCTGATCACCGATCCGGCCGACGGGCGCGTCCCCTACACGCTGGAGATGGCCGAGCGCAGCCGCCTGCAGGCGATCTACCGCGTCAGCGGCCAGCGCAACTCCTGGGTGGACGTCGACACCGGCGAACGCTGCATGACCGACGGCGTGCCGATGTTCTGGCTCGGCTACAACCCGAACCACCAGTTCGTGCAGACGCCCGACCACGTCGTCATCCTGCACGAGATGTTCGGCGACCGACGGATCATTCCGCTCGGCGACACGCCGCACGGGACGGTCCGGCAGTGGAACGGCGACATCCGCGGGCATTGGGAGGGCGACACCCTGGTCGTCGAGTCGACCCGGTTCGTCGACGGGACGGCCGACCGCTGGGCGCAGACGTGGCGCATGCCGACGCACACGATGCACCTCGTCGAACGCTTCACCCGCGTCGACGAGAGCACGCTGATGTACGAGTTCACCCTGACCGACCCGGCGAAGTTCACGCGCCCGTGGAGCGTCCGCCTGCCGCTGACGACGAACCAGGCGTCGCGCGGCGTCACCGAGGGGCCGCTCTACGAGTACGCCTGCCACGAGGGCAACTACAGTCTCACCAACGTGCTCAGCGGCGCGCGCGCCGAGGATCGGGCCGCGGCGGAGGACGGCGGGCAGCAGTAGCCGGCCGGCAGGGGCCGCGGCGGAAGCGGCGCCGTCCGGGCGCGGGTTCGTCCGGCGGCGGGCGGTGAATCGAACCGTTCGTCGTCGAGCGCCGCCTCGGTCGCCTGGAGCACGGTCTGGGCGGCATCGAGGGTGGCGTCCGCCGCGAGCAGCGCCCGGTGCGCAGCCCGTACCGCACCCGCCTCGCGGAGCGCCTCGGCCCCGTCGCGGAGCGCCTCGACCGCTGCCATCAGCGCTCTGGTGGCATCCCGCAATCCCCGCACGGTCGCCAGGGCCTCCTCGAACGTGCCGGACCGTTCCATCCGCATGTGTCGCACGCGAGTCAGGACGGCTCGCGTCTCGGTGCTCGCACGCCCCGCCGCACGAGCCGCCGACTCCGCCCGCTCGGCAGCGGACATCGCGCGCGGCGGGGCGGCCCCGCCATCCTGCCCGCGCTGTGCCTCGGCTGCCGCGCCGATGTCCACGACCGCATCGTCGAGCGCGGTCTCCGCTACGCGGAGCGCGGCGATCGCGGCATCGAATACCTCGACGACATCGTCGTCGAGCGTCCGGGCGGTGAACAGCACCGCCACCGCCGCCGCGGCGAGCCAGGCCTCCCAGCGGATCGGTGCGCGCCGTCCGTGATTTCGGTCGCGGTGCATCGTTGTCTTCGGGTCGCGAGGCTCGCGGGCGACCCGGAGGCGAGTCTCGCCCCCGGGTATTCTCCGCCGGCAGCAATCCCGGCCGGCACCCGCTACGGCAGCGTGAACGTCACGAGCATGTTGCTGCCGACCGGCGCCTCCATCTCCGGCGCGTAGGTCTGCAGCCGGTTGCCGACGCCGCCCACCGGCACCGTGATGTATTGCCGGCCGTCCACGGCATAGCTCACGGGGTAGCCGCTGATCTGGCTGCCGAGAATCGTCTCCCAGAGTACGTCGCCGGTCTCCGCGTCGAAGGCCCGGAACCGCCGGTTCGAGTCGCCGAAGAAGACGACGTTGCCCGCCGTTGCGAGCGTCGTGCCCGCGTTCGGCGCGCGCTGGCTGTAGCGCCAGACCTCGCGGCCGGTCGAGATGTCGATGGCCCGCACCTCGGTCAGGTCGCCGTCCGGCCCGATGTCCGGATCGGGGATCGTGAACCGCGGGCTCGCGCCCGAGATCGTGCGGGAGTTCGTCGTCTGGTTCAGGCACGAGCGATTGATCGGAACATAGAGCATCCCGGTCACCGGGCTGTACGACCACGACCACCAGCCCTTCACGTTGTGGCCGCAGATGATGAACTGGTCGCCCTCCTCGCGCGCCACCAGATCCATGTTGATGTAGGTGGTGCCGGTCTCCACGTCGACGTCCGAGATCACGAACCGCTCGGTGCTCTCGAACGGGAACGGGTCGGCCCAGAGGAACTCCCCGGTCTCGCGGTCGTTGACGAACAGGCCGCCCGGCTCGCCCAGCACGACCACCACCTTCCGCTCCTCCGCCGTGCCGGCCAGCGCCGGGTTGATCCAGCGCACTGCCTCCGGGTCGGGATTGACCACCGTGTCGATGAGCGTGCGCTCCTGCACGAAGTCCTGATCCCAGTCGTCGCACGGCAGGTACTGGTAGTACCAGTCGATGGCGCCGGTGTCGGCGTTCATGGCGATGGTCGAGTTGGAGTAGAGCTCGCACGGCGAGCGGTCGCCGACGTCCCAGGTCCCGCGCCGCACGAGCCGCGGATAGGGCAGCGGCACCGCCACGCCCCAGAAGATGCGGTTCAGAGCGGGGTCGAAGCTGCCCGGGACCCCCCACGGCGAGACGTGGACGCGGTTGGCGGTGGGCAGCGTGCCCCAGGTCTGGCCGCCGGGATCGTCGGCCCCGGCCGCGGTGTAGGTGCGCCAGCGCTCCGTGCCGCCGTCCGCGTCGTGGGCCGCGACGTAGCAGCGCGCCTCCAGGCTCGACGGGCTGCACGTGCGCCCGCTGACCACGTTGCCGTTGACGATCACGGCGCCGGACGAGTGGCTGATCCCCTGGCGGTAGTCCGCGGTGCGCGACTCCCAGGTCGGCTCGCCGGTGCGCGCGTCGATGGCGACGATGTGCGCGTCGGCGGTCAGGTGGTAGAGGTGCTCGCCGTACAGGGCGAGGTGCCGGGTGCGGTTGCCGAACTGGCCGTACTGGCGGATGTCGTCCGGCTGCTCCCGCTGGTAGTCCCAGAGGAGGTCGCCGGTGGTGGCGTCTATCGCCTGCAGGTGGTCGTAGCCCGGCTGGGCGAGGTACATCACGCCGTCGTAGACCAGCGGCCGGATCTGCTGGGCTCCCTCTTCCATCGCGCGCATCCAGGCGAGCCGGAGCTGCCCGACGTTCTCGCGGTCGATCTGATCGAGCGGGCTGAAGGCCTGGAAGTCGTAGGTGCGGTACGCCATCAGCCAGTCCGCCGGGTCCGGGTCGCGAAGCATCTCGTCGGTTATGGGCACGAACTCCTGCTCCTGCCCGGCCGCGGCCAGCTCGGCCTCCACGCCGGGTCGGGCGGCGCCGCCCCCGGAGAGCCACAGCAGCACGACGACGATGCCGGCACACGCCGGGGTCAGTGTTCTCAGCATGGCGTTCGCTCCTTTGCTTGGTGCGCCTCATGATGCCGTACTCCGTGCGGATGCGCACCAACGGAATCAGGGAAAGGTGTTCCCGGCGACACCCGCCGCCGCCGGAGGCGCCGGTTGCCGCGCGGCTGTTGCGCCGGCCGCGGGGGTCGGCTATCGTGGCGGGAGTAGGGTTGATCCGGGAATCGGCTGGCAGGGTCACTGCCGTTGTCCAGGGAGGTAGCGATGAGAGGCACTTATCTCGTGGCGGCGTTGACCGCGATGCTGCTCGTTCCGCTGCTGGCGGCGCCCGCTGCCGCGCAGGACGAGGCGCCCCGGACGCCGTGGGGCGCGCCGGATCTGCAGGGCGTGTGGGACTTCCGCACGATTACCCCGCTGCAGCGGCCCGAGGAGCTGGGGGACCAGGAGTTCCTGACCGAGGAAGAGGCGGCGAGCCGCGAGCAGGCGGCCGTGGCCCGCGACATCGAGCTCTGGGAGGCCGACGCGCGCCGGACCGAGGCGGGCGGCAGCGTGGGCGCGTACAACAACTTCTGGATGGACCGCGGCACGAACGTCATCGAGACGCGGCGGACGTCGCTGATCATCGATCCGCCGAACGGGCGCATGCCTCCATTGTCGGATGCCGGGCAGCAGCGCGCCGACGCGCGGCGCGTCCGCCGGGCGGAGCATCCGGCCGACTCGTGGCTCGACCGCAGCTCGTTCGACCGCTGCATCCTCGGCTTCAACCAGGGGCCGCCGATGACCCCGGGCGGCTACAACCAGAACATGCAGCTCTTCCAGACCGAGGACCACGTGGTGGTGCTCAACGAGATGGTGCACGACTCGCGCATCATCCCGCTCGACGGCCGGACACGGCCGGGCATCGACTCGTGGACGGGCGAGTCGCGCGCTCACTGGGAGGGCGACACGTTGGTGGTCGAGACCGTCGACTTCAGCGCCAAGCACAGTTGGCGGGGGACGTCGCCGGACCGGCACCTGATCGAGCGGTTCACGCGGGTCGACGCCGACACGCTGCTCTACGAGTTCACCGTTACCGATCCGGGGACCTGGACCGCCCCGTGGACGGCGCAGGTGCCGATGCGGCTGAACGAGCTCCCGCTGTTCGAGTACGCCTGCCACGAGGGGAACTACTCGCTGGAAGGCATCCTCTCGGGGACGCGCGCGGACGAGCGGAAGGCGGCGGCCGCCGCGCAGCAGGAGTCCCGGTAGTCCGGCCGCCGGTCGTTTCCGGCGCTCGGCGAACAACTCGGCCGGCAGCGCGGCTCGCCAGGGTGACGCCCGGCGGGAGCGTCGCGTGCTGTCGGTCTTCCGTCTCCGGTCCCGACCGGTTCTCAGGCCGCGGACCGCGCCGGCGCGGTCCGGTGTGGGGAGGAGGCGCCTCTCACCGCGCGCACGACGACCGAGCGATCTGGTGGTCTGGTGCGGAAGGGGGGATTTGAACCCCCACGGGCCTAAGGCCCACAAGCTCCTGAGGCTTGCGCGTCTGCCAGTTCCGCCACTTCCGCAGGATGGAGTGGAGCGCAGGAGAGTATAACCCATCGCCGCGCCCGTATACTTGCCCTGATCGCCGGTCCGAGGCCGGCCAAGGAGTACGAACGTGGCAACCGCAAGGGGCGTCCGGTTCATCCTGCTGTTCATGGTCGCGGCCGTCATCGTCTCGATGACGGGGGTGGCCTTCAGCTACTTCCTGCTCACCCGCGGGCCGGCGGTCGAGTCCGACTCGGTGCTCTGGCTGCGCGTCCCGCCCAACCTGGGGGAGCAGGCCCCCGACGACCTTTTCGGTCTGTTCGATCCGCAGGAGACCGTCGGTTCGGTCGTCACCGCGCTGCGCAAGGCGAAGGTCGACGATCGGGTGTCGGCGGTGGTTCTGGTTCCGCCGCCGACGCCGGGTCTGTGGGGCACGGTGCAGGAGATCCGGGACGCCGTGATCGACTTCAAGGAGTCGGGCAAGCCGGTCGTCGCGCATATCGAGTTCGGCATGGGGCAGGCGTACTACCTGGCGACGGCGTGCGACGAGATCTTCATGAGCCCGACCAGTCCTCTCATGCTCGTGGGCGTGGCGTCGTACGAGCTTTTCTTCCGCGGCACGCTCGACAAGGTGGGCATAGAGGCGGACATGCTGGCGGCCGGAGACTTCAAGACCGCCATCAACGCCTATACCGAATCGGGGTTCACGCCGGAGCACCGGGAGGTGTCGGAGGCGCTGACCCGGGACTTCTACGAGCAGCTCGTCGACGGCATTGCGGAAGGGCGCGGCATGACGCGGCCGCGCGTGCGGGAGGTGATCGACCAGGGACCGTTCGTGGCCGCCGATGCGGTGAGCCTGGGACTCGTCGACGACCTGTTGTACGAGGACGAGTTGCTCGCCCGCGTGTCGTCCGGCGACGAGCCGGTACAGATCGACTTCGCGACCTACCGGCGCGTAGACCCGCGGGATCTCGGTCTGAACACCGGACCGCGGATCGCCGTCGTGTACGCGGAGGGCATCGTCAATCTCGGCTCGAGCACGGTGGATCTGCCCGGGACCGGGCAGTTGGTCGGATCGCGGACGATGACCGAGGCGATTCGCGCGGCGCGCGACGACTCGTCGATTCACGCCATCGTGCTGCGCATAGACAGCCCCGGCGGGGCGGCCACCGCGGCCGACATCATCTGGCGCGAGCTGTCGCTTGCCCGCGAGCGGAAGCCGCTGGTCGTATCCATGGGCGACATGGCGGCCTCGGGCGGCTACTACATGGCGGCGCCCGCACACGCCATCGTGGCGCAGCCGGGCACGCTGACCGGCTCGATCGGCGTGTTCAGCGGCAAGTTCGCCGCCGCGGGAGCGTTCGACAAGGTGGGACTCGGCATCGACGGAGTGACCTACGGTGCCCAGGCGGACATCTTCTCGCCGGTGGATCGATTCGGCGACGCCGGCCGCGCGGCCATGCAGGCGCAGGTGGACGACATCTACGAGCGGTTTCTCCAGGTGGTCGCCGAGGGACGGGCCATGTCGCGCGACGAGGTGCACGCGGTGGCCCAGGGGCGGGTGTGGACCGGCCGGCAGGCGCTGGCGCGGGGCCTGGTGGACGAGCTGGGAGGACTCCGCCGCGCCGTGTCGCTGGCGCAGGCGCAGGCGGGCATCGACGCGGACGAGGAGGTGAGGCTGGTGCCCTACCCCGGTCCGCGCTCGTTCGTCGAGGTGCTGACCGGCGCCGTCATGGCGCGGGCGATGGGCCGTGAGTTCGGTTGGCGGCACTCGCCGTATGCGCGTGGGGCCTACGCGCAGTGGGCGCGGATGGACCTCGCCGGATCGGGCGTGCCGCTGGCGCTGATGCCCGGTGTTCCGGTCGGAAGATAGAGAGCCCGCCGACTCGCTGCTTCCGCGGGCTTCCAGCGCTGCGGGCGCGCCCTCAGGCCTGCCCGAGCGCCAGTTCCAGGACAGCCAGATCGATGGTGATGTCCAGACGCGCCTTCACGTTGTCCATGTAGGCGGTGAAGAACCTGGACTGGCGCTCGAACATCAGCTCGTCGCGCAGCGTGTCGCGATTTTGCGCCAGGTCGGCCGCCGAGGCTTCCTCGCGCTCGACGAGGTGCACGATGGCCGCGGCGTTGCCGGTCTGCACGACGTCGCTCACCGTGCCGGGCGTCATCGCGAAGGCGACCGCTTCCACCGCGGCGCTCGGGCCGACCTCCGGGAAGGAGGCGCCGCGCGCCACCATGTCGCTGGCTCCGACCGCCCACTCGGCCTCCTCGGCGGTCGCGACGAAATCGTCGGCCGCCTTGAGCGCCTCGGCCGCCTCGGCCGCGCGCGCCTGCGCGACGGTCAGCGACTTCTTGCGAATCACGTCCTCGCGTACCTGCTCCCGGACCTCGTCGAGCTCGGGAATGTAGGGCTCCTGGATATCGATGACGGTGACGAACGCGGGACCGGAAGGCGTGGGGATGGGCCCGGCAACGGCGCCCGGATCGACGGCGAAAGCCTGCGCGGAGACCTCCTGCGCCAGGCCCAGTCCGAGGATCGGCTCGCCGCGGGCGGCGAATCCCGACTCCTGCAGCTCGTAGCCGCGGGCCGACGCCGCGCGCTCGAGCTCGGCCGGCGTCGACGCCTCGGCGGCGATCGCGCGGGCCAGGGCGGTCGCCCGCGCGGATGACCTCTCCCGCTTCAGGATGTTCTCGATGGCTCCGCGCACCTCGGCGAACGGCTGCGTGACCTCATCCTGCTTCTCGGTCACGTGGATGACGTGATAGCCGAAGGGGCTGCGCACCGGATCGGAGATCTCGCCTGCCGCGAGGGCGAACGCGGCGTTCTCGAACTCGGGAACCATCCGGCCGCGCCCGAACGACCCGAGATCGCCGCCGTTCGCGGCGTTGGTCTCGTCCTCGGAGTGCTCGCGCGCCAGCCCGGCGAAGTCCGCCCCGGCGCGCGCCTCGGCCGCGAGCTCGGCGGCGCGCGCCGAGACCGTCTCGTCGTCGCCGTCGTCGACGCGCAGCAGGATGTGGCTGGCCCGCACCTGCCCGGGCGTCTGGTACTGCGACAGATTCGCGTCGTAGTACTGACGCACCTCGTCGTCGGTCAGGACGAGGCTGTCGAAGATGGCTGTCTGGTCCACCAGCAGGAACCGCAGCCGCCGCTTCTCGGGGATCTCGTAGGTGGCCGCTTCCTCGGTAAAGAGCAGCGATACGTCGTCGTCGTTCGCTTCCACCTCGTCGCGGAAGTCGGCGGCGCGGAAGGCGACGACGTCCACTCGGACTCTCTCGTTGCGGCGCCGGTGCTCGTCGGCGATCTCGGCGTCCGACACGCGCATCCAGCCGGTTACGGCCGCCTGCAGCCGGTCGACCAGGATCTCGCTGCGGATCTCTTCCTCGAACTGCCCGGGGGTCAGCGGGGGGCGTTGCTGCTGCAGCAGTTGGCGGTAGCTCGCCTCGCCGATGAACCGCCCGTCGATCTGGAACGCCGGCAGCGTCAGGATGCGCTCGCGCACCTCCGCGTCGCTCACTTGCAGCCCCAGGCGCTCGGCTTCGGCCAGGGCCGCGTGGCCGTCGATCATCTGCTGCAGAATCTGCCGGTCGATGCCGAGCGAGCGGAGCACTTCCTCGGAAATCTCCCCGCCGGACTCCAGGCGGTACGCCTGAAGCTGGCGGGTGTATATCTGCTGGAAGTCGGCCAGCGAGATCTCCTGGTCGCCCACTCGCGCGATGACGTCGCTGGGCAGCCCGGCCCCGCCGGTCTGGTCCATGAGGCCGGGAACGTACAGGAAGACGAATGCGAAGATGACGAGTGCGAGGCTCCACTTGAGCCAGCCCTTGTGGCGCCGCATCCGGTCGAGCATGGTCATGGAGGCAATTCTACAACCAGACTCGAGGCGGAGTGCGCGGCGCGCCTGTGATACTCTATGGACCCAAGTTGTGGGTTCACCTGGAGTCTGACAGGCCGGTCCACGTCGTTGGCGAGCGACCTGTCGTCGGCTCCGGCGGTCGGCCTCGATGCCGACCGTCCTTCTTACCATTCGCGGCCGACAACCGAGCAGTTCCGTACCGTCGCCCGGACCTCGCGGCGCGCATGGAGCGCCGNNNNNNNNNNGGCCCCGGGCGGCCCCCCCCGCCCCTCCCCGCCCCGCCCCCGCCCCCCCCCCCCCCCCCCAGCGCCCCCCCCCGCGCCCGCCGGGCCGCGCCCCCCCCCCCCCCCCCCGCGCCGCTTCTGGTCCGTCGTCTGGGTCGCGCGACCACCGTCGTCGAGTTGATGCGGGCGGCCGGCGCGGCTCCGGACCCGAGCCGCGTCGCCGACGTGGTGACCGCGCGCGCTGACGCCTGGCTGCCTGCGCCGTGCTGGGCCGTGGTGGGTCCGCAGGCGGGGGGGGCGCCGGTCGTGCTGGCCGGGCGCGGGCTGGGCCCCCGGGAGGCGCCGGCGGTCCGGGCCCTCGGCTCGTGGGTGCTGCGGCGATCGCGCGTTGCGAGCTCGGCCGATCTCAGCCGGGACGCTCGCGTGCCGCATGGACCGGCGGCGGCGGCGGTGGCGCTTCCGCTCGCGTGCCGTGCGCGTACCGTGGCCGCGCTCGTGGGTCTGGACAGTGGGGTGGCTTCGAGGGCGCCCCGCCTGCCCGGCGCACTCCGGCGCGCGTTGCGGCTGGTGCTCGAACCGGCTGCGTTCGCACTCGACGACGCCCGCCGACTCGAGCAGGCCGAGCGACTTGCCGGCACGGATGATCTGACGGGCCTCTTTAACGTGCGGGCACTAACTGATACGCTTCGCAGGGAGTCGGCGCGTGCGTCTCTCACCGCTCGGCCGCTGTCCGTGCTCGTCATCGACCTCGACGGTTTCAAGAAGGTCAACGACGAACATGGTCACTTGTGCGGCAGCCGTGTGCTCATCGAGGTGGCCGCGCTGCTCCGCGACGGCCTGCGGGAGACCGACGCCGTTGCCCGCTGCGGTGGCGACGAGTTCGCCCTCGTGCTCCCGGAGACTCGCGCGGAAGGCGCGGTCGCGGCCGGCGAGCGCCTGCGTGCACGCATTGCGGGCCATGTATTCCTGCGGCGGGCGGGGCGCGCCGTCCGGCTGACGGCCTCGGTGGGAGCGGCGACGACGAACGGCGCGGCCATGTCCGGAACCGGGCTTCTGGATCTGGCGGACAGGGCCTTGTACGACATGAAGGCGGCCGGGGGAAACCGTACCGGAATGCGGCCCGTCGGCTGCGTGGACGTGGAGCGGGCGAAGTGAGCCTGCGGTCGATGCTCTCTTTTCTGTCGAGCGATCTCGCCATCGATCTCGGAACCGCGAATACGTGCGTCTACGCGCGTGGGCAGGGCATCGTCATCAACGAGCCTTCCATCGTCGCGGTGAATCACGTCAGCGGACAGATCGAGGCGGTCGGGCTCGAGGCCCGGGACATGGTGGGGCGGACGCCGGGGAACATCACGGCCATCAAGCCGATGAAGGACGGGGTCATCGCCGACTTCGACGCCACCGAGAAGATGCTGACGTACTTCATCAAGAAGGCCCACAACCGGACCGTGTGGGTACGTCCGCGGATTATCATCGGCATTCCGTCCGAGGTCACCCAGGTGGAGAAGCGGGCGGTGAAGGACAGCGCCTACCGGGCCAAGGCCAGCGAGGTGCACCTGGTCGAGGAGGCGATGGCCGCCGCGATCGGCGCCGGAATGCCCATCACGGAGCCGTTCGGCAACATGATCGTCGACATCGGCGGCGGCACGACGGACATCGCGGTCATCTCGCTGGCCGGCATCGTCTACAGCCGGGCCGTGCGCGTGGCCGGCAACGAGATGGACGACGCGATCACCCAGTACATCAAGAAGGCCCATAATCTGCTCATCGGGGAGCGGACCGCCGAGGAGATCAAGACGAAGCTCGGGTCCGCCGCCGAGCTCGACGAGTCGTTGAAGATCGAGATCCGGGGCCGCCATCTGATCGAGGGCGTACCCAAGACTGCTATCGTGACCGACGGGGAGATTCGGGAGGCGCTCGCCGACACGGTTTCCGTTATCGTCGACGCGGTGCGCGTTGCGCTGGAGCAGACGCCGCCGGAACTGTCGGCCGACATCTTCGAGCGCGGCATCGTCATCACGGGTGGCGGGGCCCTGATGAAGAACATGGACAAGCGGTTGCGGGAAGAGACCGGCGTGCCGGTCGCGATTGCCGAGGATCCGTTGCACTCGGTGGTGCTCGGGACGGGCAAGATGCTCGCGGACTTCACGCTGCTGCGCAGGATTGCGATTGACTGATTGCCCGACAGTTCGCATGCTTGCGGGCGAAGCCGGCAGTCGGACGCTGCGCGCGGACGGCGCTGTCCGGTTGCCCGGGATCGGGGTACGTGCAGCATGAAGAGACAACGTGCCGGCTACCTGGTGCTGGGCGTGCTCGTGGCGCACCTCGTCGTCATCTCGGTGCAGGTGGATACCTCTCCCGGTACGAGTGTCCTGCACGCCGTCACCTTCGGCCTGCTGTCCGAGGCGCAGCGGCTGGTGAGCTCCACGGTGGCCTCCGGACGTGACCTGTGGGACGGCTACGTCTCGCTGCGGGGCGCGCACGAGGAGAAGATCGAGCTGCAGGAGCAGGTCGCGAGGCTCCGGTTGCGCCTGCAGGCGCAGGACGCCCTGGTTCAGCAGGCCCACAGCCTCGAGCGACTGCTCGAGCTCGACCGGACGGTCGAGCTGATGACGCTCAGCGCCCGCGTCATCGGCATCGACGCGACGCCCTGGTTCCGAACGATTACGGTCGACCGCGGCCTCCGTGACGGAGTGGAGGCCGAGTTGGCGGTGATCGCCCCCGGCGGCGTCGTGGGACGGGTGGTGGGCACGCCCGGAATGCGGGCGGCCAGGGTGCAACTGATCATCGATCGGAACGCCGCAGCCGGCGCGCTCATCGAGCGGACGCGCGTGCCGGGCGTGGTCGTCGGGACCGGCGACGGCGTGTCCCTGCGCATGGAGTACGTATCGAACCTCGAGGATGTGCAG
This genomic stretch from Acidobacteriota bacterium harbors:
- a CDS encoding ATP-dependent acyl-CoA ligase; this encodes MGERSDAAVRTLPALLEARARSTPGAPFVVFDDLQGRIATRTYREFDREVNRTAHLLGRLGVRRGDRVTLLLANCLEFLALWFGAAKLGAVIVPVNTASSASELEYLVAHSESRLIFTQAAWLDLARQVHGRCPRVEEVLVCGAGAPSALVDFGRLVAHCPALPPAAPAPSPMDEAAILYTSGTTARPKGVLVTHANYLCAGETVARAVRLTPEDRQLCVLPLFHGNAQYYSTMSALVAGASVALMARFSASRFFDQAIAHRCTVSSLFAAPMRMLLAQPRRREHARNDLRAVIFAQSVTPAQLAEWHERFRAPLMQLWGMTETMGPPIINPLDGERRNMSMGLPAPGYTAQLVDESGRPVARGEIGQIAVQGQPGLSLMKGYFKNPEATAETLRDGWLWSGDNARQDEDGYYHFVDRAKDMIKRSGENVAAGEVEAVIREHPGVFDCAVIGVPDEMRDEAILAVVVPRGAEGADGESSAALTEDAVIGWCRERLATFRVPQFVRFREELPRTSVGKIRKHVLRAEMRL
- a CDS encoding PQQ-binding-like beta-propeller repeat protein, which produces MLRTLTPACAGIVVVLLWLSGGGAARPGVEAELAAAGQEQEFVPITDEMLRDPDPADWLMAYRTYDFQAFSPLDQIDRENVGQLRLAWMRAMEEGAQQIRPLVYDGVMYLAQPGYDHLQAIDATTGDLLWDYQREQPDDIRQYGQFGNRTRHLALYGEHLYHLTADAHIVAIDARTGEPTWESRTADYRQGISHSSGAVIVNGNVVSGRTCSPSSLEARCYVAAHDADGGTERWRTYTAAGADDPGGQTWGTLPTANRVHVSPWGVPGSFDPALNRIFWGVAVPLPYPRLVRRGTWDVGDRSPCELYSNSTIAMNADTGAIDWYYQYLPCDDWDQDFVQERTLIDTVVNPDPEAVRWINPALAGTAEERKVVVVLGEPGGLFVNDRETGEFLWADPFPFESTERFVISDVDVETGTTYINMDLVAREEGDQFIICGHNVKGWWSWSYSPVTGMLYVPINRSCLNQTTNSRTISGASPRFTIPDPDIGPDGDLTEVRAIDISTGREVWRYSQRAPNAGTTLATAGNVVFFGDSNRRFRAFDAETGDVLWETILGSQISGYPVSYAVDGRQYITVPVGGVGNRLQTYAPEMEAPVGSNMLVTFTLP
- the sppA gene encoding signal peptide peptidase SppA, coding for MATARGVRFILLFMVAAVIVSMTGVAFSYFLLTRGPAVESDSVLWLRVPPNLGEQAPDDLFGLFDPQETVGSVVTALRKAKVDDRVSAVVLVPPPTPGLWGTVQEIRDAVIDFKESGKPVVAHIEFGMGQAYYLATACDEIFMSPTSPLMLVGVASYELFFRGTLDKVGIEADMLAAGDFKTAINAYTESGFTPEHREVSEALTRDFYEQLVDGIAEGRGMTRPRVREVIDQGPFVAADAVSLGLVDDLLYEDELLARVSSGDEPVQIDFATYRRVDPRDLGLNTGPRIAVVYAEGIVNLGSSTVDLPGTGQLVGSRTMTEAIRAARDDSSIHAIVLRIDSPGGAATAADIIWRELSLARERKPLVVSMGDMAASGGYYMAAPAHAIVAQPGTLTGSIGVFSGKFAAAGAFDKVGLGIDGVTYGAQADIFSPVDRFGDAGRAAMQAQVDDIYERFLQVVAEGRAMSRDEVHAVAQGRVWTGRQALARGLVDELGGLRRAVSLAQAQAGIDADEEVRLVPYPGPRSFVEVLTGAVMARAMGREFGWRHSPYARGAYAQWARMDLAGSGVPLALMPGVPVGR